ATCCTGTCGCTGGTGGTGAATGAGCCGCTGGAACCCGATGCCGTCCGGCAGGCGCTGAGCATTCACGAGGAGCTGGTCCACGTGACTGTCGAGATCCATCGTCACCGCTAGCCTCAGACTCTGATTCCGGTACCCGGCACGGTAGATCTCGACGCAAATATACATTTGAAAATATATATAGCCGAATGTATATTTCGTCGCCATGACGACTATCGCCCCACACGATCTCTTTGCAGCCCTCGCCCATGACACGCGCCTGCGCTGTCTGCTGCTGCTCGCCACCCAGGGCGAACTCTGTGTCTGCGAACTGACCCAGGCCACGGGTGTGGTTCAGCCGCATGTCTCGCGCCATCTGGCACAGTTGCGCGAACTGGGGCTGGTGCAGGATCGGCGCGAGGGTGTTTGGATGCACTATCGTTTGCATCCTGATCTGCCGGCCTGGATCCAGGCCATCCTGCGCGAGACGGTCGCGGTCGCGCATACCCAATCACCCTTCATCGAGGATGCGCGCGCGCTGGCGGCGATGTCGAATCGACCCGCGCGCCTCGCTGTCCCCGAACCACTGTTTGCAATAGCCGGCGTCTCGAATCCATCCATCGATCCTGAGTCTCAACGGGAGCCTCCCATGTCCGAGCGTGTCTACAATGTGTTGTTTCTGTGCACCGGCAACTCGGCGCGCAGCATCCTCGCCGAGCGAATCATCGAGCGCTGGGGCAATCGCCACTTCCGGGGCTTCAGCGCCGGCAGCCATCCCAAGGGCGCGGTGCATCCGCTGGCCATCGAGATCCTGAAGCGCAACAACTATCTGACCGAGGGATTGCGCAGTAAGGACTGGGCCGAGTTCGCCCAGCCGGACGCGCCGGTCATGGATTTCGTCTTCACCGTCTGCGATCAGGCCGCCGGTGAGGTGTGCCCGGTCTGGCCCGGTCAGCCGATGACAGCGCACTGGGGTCTGCCCGATCCGGCCGCGGCCGAGGGCGACGAGGTCGCGCGCATGATGGCCTTTCGTAACGCCTTCCGCGAGCTGGAGAACCGGATCAAGATCTTCACCGCCCTGCCGCTGGCCTCGATCGACCGGCTGAAGCTGCAACGCGAACTCGACCGGATCGGCACGACGCACGCACCGGCTCCGGCCGCGGCTGAAGCCTGAGCACGATGTTCGACGCACTCGGCGCGCTGATCGCCTTCCGGCTACTGCACCTGGAGCCGGCCTCGGGTCTGGGCGCGGCGGTCCATTTCTTCGTCATGGACGTGGCCAAGATCTTTGTGCTCCTGGTCATCGTCATCTATGTGATGGGGCTGTTGCGCGCCATGCTCTCGCCCGAGCGGGTGCGCGAGTTCGTGCGCGAGCGTCCCGACTGGCAGGCGCGCGGGATGGCGGTCACGCTGGGCGCGGTCACACCTTTTTGCTCCTGCTCCTCGGTGCCGCTGTTCATCGGTTTCGTCGAGGCCGGGATTCCGCTGGGCGTGACCTTTTCGTTCCTGATTGCCAGCCCGATGATCAACGAGGTGGCCGTCTTCATCTTGGCCGGGGTGCTGGGCTGGAAGCTGACCGCGCTCTATGTGCTCGCCGGTCTGGCGGTGGCCTGGTTCGGCGGAATCGTCATGCAGCGGTTCAGGCTCGAGCGCTGGGTCGAGGGCTATGTCTGGAAGATCCGTCTGGGCGAGGCCAATCGCGTCGAGCCGGATCGGAGTCTGCGGGGACGTCATCGTCAGGCGCTCGCCGAGGTGCGCGAGATCCTGCGCCGGCTGTGGCTGTGGGTGCTCATCGGCATCGGCGTGGGCGCGCTCTTTCACGGCTTCGTGCCGGAAGACTGGGTGAGCCGTCATCTGGGCGGCGAGGCCTGGTATACGGTCCCGGCAGCGGTACTGCTGGGGATTCCACTCTACTCGAACGCGACCGGCGTCATCCCGGTGGCCGAAGCGATGTTGACCAAGGGGGTCGCGGTCGGTACGACCCTGGCCCTGATGATGAGTGTCGCCGCGCTGTCCTTGCCCGAGATGCTGATTCTGCGTAAGGTCATCCGCTGGCCGGCGCTGGCGCTGTTTGCCGGGGTGCTGGCGGTGGCCTTCACGCTGGTCGGCTGGGGATTCAATCTGATTGCCTGATAGTGAGGGATTCTTCCTGATGAAGACATTCAAGGTGCTCGGCGGCGGTTGCCGCAACTGCGAGGTCACGGCCCGCGCGATCGAACAGGCCGCCAAGGAGGCCGGGGTCGCGATCCAACTCGAAAAGATCACGGACATGGCCGAGATCCTGGGGCATGGCGTCATGTCGACGCCCGGCGTGGTGCTGGACGGTCAGGTGATCCACTCGGGCGGCGTACCGGCCCCGGATCAGATACGCGCCTGGATGCGCGACTGATCCGGCCGGATGGAGGGGGCGGCCGTGAAATTCCTCCATACCGCCGACTGGCAACTCGGCAAACCCTTTGCCCGGATTCCGGATCCCGACAAACGGCGCCGGCTCCAACAGGCACGCCTGGACGGCCTGGAACGGCTCGCCGCGATCGCCCGTCGTGCGGAGGCGCGGTTCATCCTGGTCGCGGGCGATCTGTTCGACTCGCCCAGTCCGGCGCGTTCACTGGTCTCGGCGACCTTCCATGCCATCGGCGCGATGCGCCTTCCGGTCGTCGCCATCCCCGGCAACCATGATTTCGGCGGACCGGGCGGCCCCTGGGAGCAGGCGTTCGTGCAGCAGGAAATGGCCGCGCTGGCGCCGAACTTCAGCATCCTCACCGAGGAACGGCCTCTGGTGCTCGACGAGGCCGTGATCCTGCCGGCGCCGCTGCGTCAGCGCCATGTCGCGCACGATCCGACCGGCTGGATCGGCCGGGCCTGTGACGCGCTGCCCGCTGATCGGCCGTGGATCGTGCTGGCGCATGGCAGTGTGCAGGGGTTCGGTTCGGCGGATGAGGAGCAGGGCGCCACCACCTACAATCGGCTCGATCTGAGCCGGCTGCCGGACGGTCAGATCGACTATATCGCGCTCGGCGACTGGCACGGGCTGAAGTCGATCGATCCCAGGATCTGGTATTCGGGCACTCCCGAGATCGACGGCTTTCCGAAGGGCGAGGGCCATCGGCCCGGACATGCGCTGCTGGTCGAGGTCGCACGTGGCGTCGCCCCCCAGGTCGAGGCGGTGGCGACAGGCGCGATTCGCTGGGAACGGATCGGTTTCCACTTCGACGCCGAGTCCTCGCTCGCCCAGCTCGAACGACTCTTCGACGACCGGCTCGGGAGTGGCGCAGAGGGCGCGCTGTTGCACCTGGATCTGAGCGGACAGTTATCGATCGGCGAGCGGCTGGCGCTCGAGCAGCGGCTGGCGACCTGGGAGGCGCGGCTCATTTGGCTCAGGGTCAATGATCAGGTGCGCGAAACGCCGTCCGAGGACGAGATCGAACGCTTGACCCAGCGCGCCGACGATCCGCTGACGGCGCGTGTCGCCCGGCGTCTGCTGGCCGAAACCGCGAGCGCGGATGCCGAAATCGCCGCCATCGCCCGGCTCGCTCTGCGCGAACTCTACCAAGCCGCCAACGCCTGAACGGATTCCCCGCCATGAAGCTCGTCTCGCTCCGGGTTCGTCATTATCGTCTCCATCGCGAACAGCAGATCGCGTTCGATCCCTCGCTGACCCTGATCGGGGGGGCGAACGAGACCGGCAAGAGCACCCTGGTCGAAGCGGCGCATCGCGCGCTCTTCCTCAATCATCGCCGCACCGGGCAGGATCTCGCGGCCATGCGCTCGCGACAGAGCGGGGAGGCGCCTGAGGTCGAACTCGTCTTCGAGCAGCATGGTCGTCCGTACCGGCTGCTGAAGCGATTCAGCGGAGCACGCGGTCATGCCGAGCTGATGCGTCTGGACACGGCCGAACGCTGGCAGAGTGCCGAAGCCGAACTGGCCTTGGCGGCCGTGTTGGGCTATGCCGAGCCGGTGTCGTCCAATCAGGTCCCGTCGCAGTGGGCGCATCTCTGGATCTGGCAGGGGGCGGCGGGCGTCGATCCGACCGGTCAGATCGAGCGCGAACAGACCGCCTTGCTCGAACGGCTGCAAGCCCAGGGCGGAACGGCCGTCATGCAGTCGGCGCTGGACGCGCGCTTGGGCGAGCGGTTTCTCGCCGCCGTCGAGCAGACCTTCACCTCGGCCGGCAAACCGCGAGCCGGCTCTGCCTTGAAGCAGGCCGAGACAGCGCTGCAATCGGCCCGGCAGCGCTTCGAGACCTGTCAGGCCCGCACCGAGGCACTGGCAACGGCCAGACGCGATCATGCGCAGGCGCTACAGCGACGCGCCGAGGCGGCCGAGGCCATACCCCGACTCGAAGCCCGGATCACGGAACTCAGATCAAAACTGGACGAGGCGCAGCGTCTGGCCCAGCAAAGCGCCGCACTCAAGCGATCTCTCGACGAGACCACCAGGCATTATGACGACCTGATCACGGCGGATCGCAAGCTTTGCGCACTGACCGGGACGGCACAGGACTCCGACACCCAGCATCCATTCCATACCGAATCGGATGGACCGCCGGTCGAAGCGGAAACACCGGCCATCCGACCGAATGCCACAATCCTCGAATGGATTTCCGGCTCCGGGCCGGTCATGCTCGACGGCGAGCCGTTGCAGCCCGGCACGACCCGGCTCATCACCACGGCGAGCGAGCTACGGATCGGCGACAACCGTTTCCGCATCCAGCCGCAAGCCGTCGAGCATCCCGACAGCACCGAAGACAACGCAGCTCGCTTGGCCGCCGCACTTCAGACCCTGCTCGAACTCCACGGCGATGAGACCCAGCGCCGGACCCGGATCGCCGACGCCCTGAAGGAGAAAACCCGTCTGGAGCAGGAGATACGTGATCTCGATGAACGTCTGGCCGCACTGCACCCCGACCGCCTGACCGCTGAACTCGCCAGTCATCAAGCTTCACTGAAGATCCGGCAAGACGCCCTGGACGAGGCCAAACAGCGGATCGCCGCGACGCTTGCGCTACTCCAGCGCGATGGTGCCACCGATCCCTACGCCGACCAGCGTGAAGCGCACGCGGATCTGGAACGCATGGAAGAGACCCACAGGACTCAGCTGCGCCGCGCCAAGGCCGTGCAGCGTCTGGCCGAACTGTTCCGCGAGGAGCAGCAGCCGCTCTCGGAGCGCTTCACCGAGCCGCTGATCGGGACGATCGGCGACTATCTGGCGTGTCTGTTCGGTCCCGAGGGCCGCGCCGCGCTGAAGCTTCAGGATGGCGTTTTCCAGGGACTCGAACTCATTCGCCCGGCCGGTCCGTTCGACTTCGATGTACTCAGCGGCGGCACCCGCGAACAGCTCGCCGCCGCCGTGCGGCTGGCCATCGCCGAGGTGCTGGCAGCCAATCATGGCGGCAGCCTGCCGCTCGTCTTCGACGATGCCTTCGCCAATAGCGATCCCGAGCGCATCCAGTCGCTGCACCGGATGCTGGAACTCGCGGCCCGTCGCGGCTTGCAGATCATCGTCCTCACCTGCAACCCCGCTGACTATTCGAGCCTGGGGGCACGAACTATCCTGCTCTGAGGCCGAGATCGAACGACACCCCATGTCGAGCGCGCTTCAACTGCGCTTTACTTGTCGATACGGATTTTCGATCGAGTCACGGCCCATGTGGATCAAACGTCTGCCGCTGTTCATCCTGCTTCTGTCGCTCTGGCCGGCCGGACTGCTCGCCGCACCGGCGCCGGGTTCCGATCTCACGCCGAGCGCCGTGGGCGAAGCGCGCGTCACGCTCCAACTCTTCTGGTCGCGTAACTGCCCGCACTGCCGCGCCGCGCTGGCCTTCATCGAAACCCTGCGCGAGCGTGAACCCTGGCTCGACATCCAGACCTTCGAGCTGACCCAGGATCGCACCAATCTTCAGCGTTATGTCGAGCAGGCACGGGCACTGGGGGAGGAGGCGCGATCCGTACCGGCCTTCTTCCTCTGCGGGCGCATGCTGACCGGATTCGACAACGCGGAGGGCATGGGGCAACAGCTGCTGGGGCTGGCGCGTTTCTGTCGAACGCTTGGTGGGACGTCAGCCGGTTGGATCGGTGCGGGCGGGTCGGCTCTGGAGACCTCCACCGCGATCGACCTGCCGCTACTGGGCCGGGTCGACGCCAACCGGCTGTCTCTGCCTGCGCTGACACTGGTGCTCGCCTCGCTCGACGCCTTCAATCCCTGCGCCTTCTTCGTGCTGCTGTTCCTGCTGAGCCTGATGGTCCATGCCCGAGGACGCGGACGCATGCTGCTGGTCGGCGCGACCTTCGTCGTCTTCTCGGGGCTGGTCTATTTCCTGTTCATGGCCGCCTGGCTCAACCTGTTCCTGGTCGTCGGCGGGGCGGCCGTGGTGACGACCGTCGCCGGTCTGATCGCACTCCTGATCGGCGGACTGAACATCAAGGACTACTTTCTGTTCAAGCAGGGTCCGACCCTGTCGATCCCGGATCAGGCCAAGCCCGGACTCTTCGCCCGAATGCGCGGGCTGATCGCCGCCGATCACCTCGGGACGCTCCTGTTCGGCACGGCCACCCTGGCGCTGGCGGCCAACAGCTATGAGCTGCTCTGCACCGCCGGTTTTCCGATGGTCTTCACGCGCACCCTGACGCTCCAGCAACTCCCGTCCGCGACCTATTACGGCTATCTGGCGCTCTACAACCTGATCTATGTCCTGCCGCTGCTGGCCATTGTGCTGCTGTTCACCTTCACGCTCGGGGCGCGCAAGCTGAGCGAGCCACAGGGCCGCGTCCTCAAGCTGCTCTCGGGGGTCATGATGCTGAGCCTGGGACTGGTCATGCTGCTGGCGCCCGATCTGCTCAGCGTCTACTGGGTCGGGATCGCGCTGCTGAGCGTCGCGCTGCTGGCGACCTGGCTCATCGCGCGTCTGACCCGTCCCGGGAGGAATCCGGCATGACGTACGCCGAACCGTTCGGTTCGCGCTGGAGCACCAGCCCGGAAGGACTCTGTTTGGCCGCATGCTTGAGTTGGGCGATGGTGCGGCCGAGCTCGTCGCCGTCGCTGTAGTCGTCACCCGGACGGATCTCCAGCAGCGCCAGACTACAGCGCATCAGCGGCATCTCGCGGAGCTGACCGTAGCGATCCCTGGCCTGGAGATGGCCGCGCCGGCGATCCTCGGGGTCGTAGAGGCTCTGGACGTCGATCCGGAACTTCTCCAGCAGCCATTCGAGCCGCTTCAGCACTCGGGTCAGCGGCGCGTCCTGAATGCCCGCGAAGAAGTCGTCCCCGCCGACATGCCCGACGAACCAGCCGTGCTGTTCCAGCTCGGCGCGCAGCAGGTCGGCGAAGAGCTGGATGGCGCGATCCCCACGCCGAAAGCCGTAGTAGTCGTTGAACGCCTTAAAGTTGTCGAAGTCGATGTAGGCCAGATGCCAGGCGTGATCGCGCTCGCTGATCGCCCGCGAGACATAGCGATGGATGGGGTTGTTGCCGGGGAGCTTGGTCAGAGGGTTCTGATCGCGTGCCACGGCCAGGTTCTTCTGCTCGACGAGCTTGAGCAGTGAGGTCGCGGAGATGAACCCCTGATAGCGTCCATCGCGGGTGATGAGGATCCCGGCGGTGTCGGAGGCCGCCGAATAGGCTTCCAGCAGCCGATCGATGGGATCATGGATATCGACCAGCGGACAGGGCTGAACGAAGTCGCACACTTGGCGCGCAAAGGCACGATTGACGATGAGGTCACGCCCATAGGCCGAATAGATGAAGTCCTTGATGTCGGATTCGTGCACCAGTCCGAGCGGCCGCTCGGCGTCGTCGAGCACCGGGACGATGTGATGCTGCTTGTCGCGCCGTAGCGCCTCGAACAACCGCGCGATACCCTCGCTGACGCGGATCGGCGGAATGGACTCCAGGAAGGATTCGATCAGCCCCAGATCGCCGGGCAGTTCGCGCTGGTTGCGTTGGTGGATCTCGGCGACCAGGGTGTAATCGGGGAGTAGGGCGCCCGGATCGAGCTGGGGCCGTGCGATCAGATGACCCTGAGCCAGATCGCAGCCGATCTCGCGGCAGGTCAGGAGCTCGCCCTCGGTCTCGATTCCCTTGGCGATGACCTGGACGTTGAGCTGATGGGCCAGTTGCACCGTGTTGGCGACGATCGAGCGTTTGCGGTGATCCGTGTCGATCCCCTGGACGAGGACGCGATCGAGCTTGATGTGGTCGGGCGGGTGCTCATAGAGCCGGCGCAGTCCGGAGTGCCCGTCGCCGAAGTCATCGATGGCGATATGGAGTCGGTGCCGGCGATAGCCGGCGATCATGGCCCCGAGGTTGGGATGGAGGCTATGATCGACGCGCCGGGAGAGTTCGAGACAAAGATTGTCGGGTCTCAAGCCGGGCGGCACGAGCCATTCGAGCGTACATCGTCCATGATCGGTGTCGATCAGATGCGGGTCGAGATTGAAGAACAGCCGGTAGCGCGGCGCGTTCGGCAACGCCGCAAAACGGCTGACCGCCAAGGTGCCGAGCATCGCATCCAGCGCGGCCGAGAGGTTCAGGGTCCGGGCCTGATCGAGCAGGGCATGGACGGTTGCGAATCCCAACCGATCCCAGCCGCGCAGCAGCGCCTCATAACCGAAGACGCTGCCGGTGTGGATGTTGACGATGGGTTGCAGGGCATAGGTCAGGGTGTCGCGAGCCTGGATCATGAACTCGCTTGCCTGATCGCGCTTCGATGTGGATTGTGCGTGCATGATGGTTTGCCGCTGTGATTCAGATGCCGGCCTCACCCGGGGCGAAGGCGGGCGCTGGCTCTGAATCCTCTGATGTGAGTCGATTCTGCTCCGACCAAGATGAGTAGACCAGAGCCTCGTGAAGGATTGATGACCATGTGTCCAGCGTGTGAAAGCGTTCGCACGTGTTGAATTTTCCCCCCAGACCCTTTAGCTTGCCCGCGCTGGGGCGGTGTTGCCCCGAATCCTAGGGTTGTCCGTCCGATGTCCAGTTCTACTGCCACGCCGGGGCGCGCCGAACAGCGCCCACGGCTCTCGATCGTCATTCCGCTCTATCAGGAGATCGACAACGTCGAGCCGTTGCTGACGCGGGTGCACGAGGGGCTGGCGGATTATCGCGGCGACTGGGAGCTGATCTGTGTCGACGACGGCAGCCGCGACGGCACGGGCGCGCGCCTGCGGACTTGGGCCGAACGCTTGGGTTCCCATGTGCGCGTCATCCAGCTGCGACGCAACTTCGGCCAGACGGCGGCCATGCAGGCCGGACTCGACGCGGCGCGCGGCGAGCTGATCGCCACGCTCGACGGCGACTTGCAGAACGACCCGGCCGACATCCCGCGCCTGGTCGACGAGCTGCTGGAACGCGACCTGGATCTGTTACAGGGCTGGCGGCGCCGGCGTCAGGACGATCTGCTGCTGCGCAAGATCCCCTCGCGTTTGGCCAATGCGCTCATCGGGCGGGTGACGGGCGTGGCGCTGCATGACTATGGATGCAGTCTCAAGGTCTATCGCGCCGAGGTCATCCGCGAAGTGCGGCTACTCGGCGAGATGCATCGCTTCATCCCGGTGTGGGTGGCGGCTGTGACCGCACCCGAGCGCATCGGCGAGACCGAGGTCCGCCATCAGGCGCGTCAGTTCGGGGTGTCCAAGTACGGAATCTCGCGCACCTTTCGGGTGCTGCTCGATCTGCTGGCAGCCTTCTTCTTCCTGCGCTTCGGCGCGCGACCGGGGCACTTCTTCGGGTCCATCGGTATCTTCTTCGGTGTGCTCGGCGCGCTGATGATGTCGCACCTGCTGGTGGTCAAGTTCGTCCTGGGCGAATCGATCGGGCAGCGGCCGCTGCTGTTCACGGCGATCCTGTTTCTCGTCGTCTCGATCCAGTTCCTCACAACCGGCGTGCTCGCCGAGCTGATGACGCGGACCTTCTATGCCGCCGGCGAGCACACCCATCATCGTATCCGCTGGGAGTCCGATCCCGAGGCGGCTGGCTGGAAGCCGCCGCGATAGTGGTCGCGGTCGGCATCGCGACCGTATTCGTCCCCGAAGATTCACCCGATCACAAGGAGGCCCCCTGTGTCCGATACCCCTGAGCAGAAGCGCGATCAAGCGTCCGTCGACCTGGCTGATGCCGTCGATCGCTTTGCGCTTCAGAACACGACGGCTCCGGTGTCAGCGCCGAGCGCGCCGGCACCCAAGTCGCGGCGAAAGCAGCCGCCCAAGCCGAGTCGCGACGAGGGGTCGCAGATCCTCAGTTATCGCCATGCCGATCGGCGGGTGAACAATCCCGAGGTCGGCATGGTGACGCCGGCTACCGATCCGGACGCGGGCCGCACGCGCTGGGCCTATGATCCGCATCTCGATCCGGAGTTGCGTTTCGATCCATCGCGCGCGCAGATCGAGGCGTTGATCGATGCGGCGCTGGAGAGCGGCGATCCGGAGCGGATGCGCGAGGCGCTGGAGGAGCTGAAGCGGTTGCAGTCGCCGTATCTCGCTTGGGCGGGGAAGGCCGAGCGGACCAGTTTCGAGCTGGATCTGGTGAGTCTGCATGTGCATGAGCGCATCGATCCGATGAGCATTCTGTCGGCGGTGCGCAAGGCGATGAAGGGGGAGGGGCGTTCCAAGGGCGATGAGCCGTGGCGTCAAGCCGGTCTGTTCGAGGCGCCTTTTGAGAATCTGCCGCTGCGCGATGCCATCGATTTCTATCGTCACGAGCGCGGTTGGGCCAATCGGCTGATCGCGGGCGATAGTCTGCTGGTGATGAACAGTCTGATCCAGAAGGAGAGTCTGGCCGGTCGGGTGCAGATGATCTATATCGATCCGCCGTATGGGATCAAGTACGGCTCGAATTTCCAGCCGTTCGTCGGCAAGCGCGATGTCAAGGACCGCAATGACGCCGATCTGACGCAGGAACCCGAGATGATCAAGGCGTTTCGGGATACCTGGGAGTTGGGCATTCATTCCTATCTGACCTATCTGCGGGATCGGCTGCTGCTGGCGCGCGAGCTACTGCATGAGTCGGGGAGCGTATTCGTGCAGATTTCGGATGAGAATCTGCATCATGTGCGTGAAATTATGGATGAAGTTTTTGGGGTTCGAAACTTTTGTTCAGTCATACAAGTTCAGAAAACTGGCAGCCAAGAAGGCAGCCTTCTCGCCTGCACCGTCGATTTTTTAATTTGGTATGCAAAAGACAAGTCTCAGGTCAAATATCGCCAAATTTACTTAGAGCGGGTTGCGGGTGACAAATCATTTACTCGCTATGATTTTATTCGCTTGCCGAGCGGGATTGAACGGCGCTTATCTCGTCGCGAGCTATTCGGAGAGTCTGCAATTCCTGCAGGCAACCAATTTCGATACACGAGCCTTATCTCGGACGGGCAGTCATCAGGCGACACGACGTTTTCATTTAGAGGGCGGGAGTTTAAACCAAAGACGACCTCGCATTGGAAAACCACTGTCGATTGGCTGCGCCGACTTGATAAGTCTGGCCGAATTAAGGACGGTACCAGCACTGTAAGTTACAAGCGTTTTCTCGATGATTTTCCAGTAGTACCTATCGATGATCACTGGGAGTCTATGCAGATTGGCAAGGAGCTGATGTACGTTGTCCAAACGGCAGAGCGTATTATCGAACGCTGCCTATTGATGACCACCGATCCCGGCGATCTAGTCCTCGACCCAACCTGCGGTAGCGGCACGACCGCCACTGTCGCCGAGAAATGGGGCCGCCGCTGGATCACCTGCGACACCTCGCGCGTCGCCATCACGCTCGCCAAACAGCGCCTGATGACCGCGAGCTTCGACTATTACGAACTCAAATACCCACACGAAGGACTCAAGGGCGGTTTCATCTACAAAACCGTGCCCCACGTCACCCTCAAATCCATCGCCAACAACCCCGAGATCGACGCCATCTACGAGCGCCTGCATCCCGTCATCGAGCAGACCCTGGCCGATCTCAACGCCGCCCTGCGCGCCCACCCCGCGCCACCCTTCAAAGTCCGCACCGGCGGACGCCAGGGCTTCACCGTCGACTTCAGCGCCCCGCTCAA
The sequence above is drawn from the Allochromatium vinosum DSM 180 genome and encodes:
- a CDS encoding site-specific DNA-methyltransferase — translated: MNNPEVGMVTPATDPDAGRTRWAYDPHLDPELRFDPSRAQIEALIDAALESGDPERMREALEELKRLQSPYLAWAGKAERTSFELDLVSLHVHERIDPMSILSAVRKAMKGEGRSKGDEPWRQAGLFEAPFENLPLRDAIDFYRHERGWANRLIAGDSLLVMNSLIQKESLAGRVQMIYIDPPYGIKYGSNFQPFVGKRDVKDRNDADLTQEPEMIKAFRDTWELGIHSYLTYLRDRLLLARELLHESGSVFVQISDENLHHVREIMDEVFGVRNFCSVIQVQKTGSQEGSLLACTVDFLIWYAKDKSQVKYRQIYLERVAGDKSFTRYDFIRLPSGIERRLSRRELFGESAIPAGNQFRYTSLISDGQSSGDTTFSFRGREFKPKTTSHWKTTVDWLRRLDKSGRIKDGTSTVSYKRFLDDFPVVPIDDHWESMQIGKELMYVVQTAERIIERCLLMTTDPGDLVLDPTCGSGTTATVAEKWGRRWITCDTSRVAITLAKQRLMTASFDYYELKYPHEGLKGGFIYKTVPHVTLKSIANNPEIDAIYERLHPVIEQTLADLNAALRAHPAPPFKVRTGGRQGFTVDFSAPLNDTMPLPSGEPAPTGALLEWEVPFELTDLLGADAEPDATLTAAFDAFHSARQSMQRQMDRSIAAQADQETLYDQPAITKNKLRITGPFTVEAVPFPSVKALDQAGGPDEADDSIARTGESGRQHQWRDELLKTGIRGKGGQMLRFADLEPLADCASLHASGHLDSGERIVVSFGPEHAALEQRQVSNALNEAGNLFPLPKLIVFCAFTFDPEAAKDIDAIKGITALKAQMNTDLLTEDLKKARASNQSFWLMGQPDIEVRHRADGRFEVEVHGFDYFDTAKGELISGGKRRIALWSLDTDYDERSLFPRQVFFPMAGKGEGWDKLKKNLRAELDETRLRTFHGTVSLPFTAGEHRRIAVKIIDDRGIESLKVVNLETPR